The segment GCATTTTTGTTTCTCTCTACCCGCGGATGTAAATCCGCTCATTCCTTCCCCGATTTAATCGGGGATCGACTCAGGACAGGCTCTGAGTTTAACTTGAGAATTCCCTGTGGCTTGCCACAATTCTCCTCCCCCCTTGCGGGGAGGATTAAAGGTGGGGGAGCTTAAAATTACCTTATTCACCCTCCCCTTCATCCCCTCCCATCAAGGGAGGGGAAATTTTCGGATACCCTGCAGCTTGCTGCAGGGAGTTTCATTCCCGCGCAGCTTGTCCTCGACCTTGATCGGGAAGTGGGAATCCACCGGTCTGTCATTCCCGCGGAAGCGGGAATCCATTCTAGATTCCCGATTAAGCACGTCCCCGCATGTATATAGCGGGGAACATTCGGGAATGACAAGGGGGTGGATCCCCGATAAAAGAGTTCGGGGATGACAGCCAAGGTGGATCCCCGATTAATCCTGTCCCCAAGTGTTATCCGATTAATACTTTCGGATACAAGCTAGCGGGAAATGTTTGTGGATGACATGGGGAGAGGAGTCTGATCGAAGGATGTGGTTACCGAGGTGCTCGCAATGATACCACAGCGACGATCAGTATCCGGCAGGGTATAAATCCAGCCTTTTAGGAAAGCGAGCCAGGGCTTTAAGTATAACCGCACGTACAAAATCATCGAGCAAAGCTCCGACATTGCCATAGAGATATCCGGGTTTTCCTTGAACGCTCTTCGCCAAGACCACGGCAATGTGCGTCAGTTCCAAAGAAGGTTCGATAGGTCGGTCGAACTTTGGCTCGAGTATCTTGCCGGATCGGAGTGGAGTGATAACTTGGTCTTCCCAGAGGTCTTTGTTCTTCCTGCCGATAATGGTGATTAATATAGTGTCGTCGATTTGCTTGAGAAGATGGGAGTACCTTGCCGGGATTTCCTTAGACTGTTTAATTTCGTCCTCGAATTCGAAGCTTTGCCAGGGTATAAGAAGGTTTGCCATCTATGCCGATCCTAAGTCTTTTGAATTATATCACCCTCCGTAGTTCTGTGAAGTTGGTAATTCGTATGATCGAACAACATGGACGGGGTCAGGTTCTGTATTAACAGCTTTTTTCGGGTTTTTATATTAGCTAATATTATCCTTGGTGTTCAATAAGAGGTACAAGGGCTGTCACTCACAGGAAGCTTATCTTCTCGCCGCTGGTAGTGGGGAACCACCGCTCTGTTATTCCCGCGGAAGCGGGAATCCAGTCTTTTATTTATGGATCCCCGATTAATGCATTCGGGGATGACATGCGGAGAGGATTCCCGATTAAGCACGTCCCCGCATGTATATAGCGGGGAACATTCGGGAATGACAAGGGGGGTGGATCCCCGATAAAAGAGTTCGGGGATGACAGCCAAGGTGGATCCCCGATTAATCCTGTCCCCGTATGTATTTAGCGGGGAGCATTCGGGGATGACATGCAGAGAGGGTCCCTGATTAAGCTTGCCTCCGTATGTATGTAACGGGAAGCATTCGGGGATGATATGCGGAGAGGATCCCCGCTTGATCCTCCCAAAATGTTATCCGATTAATACTTTCGGATACAAGCTTTAGCGGGGAGCATTCAGGCATGACAGATTAGGGGCTGTCATTCCGGTGAAACTTGTCCTAGCGTATGCGCGGAACGGGAATCCACCGCTCTGTCATTCCCGCGGAAACGGGAATCCAGTTTTCTTAATTGATTTGATTAAAAGCTTGTAAATTGTGGAATAATAAAGCATAAGTAACCAGTTTTTACTGCTGACTGTTTGATATTTAAATCGTACATTACATATGGAAAAGGGCATCTACTATGTTTACATAATGAGCAACAAAAAGAACGGCACGTTATATATAGGTGTTACTAATGACTTGAGCAGAAGAGTCTATGAACACAAAAATGACATGATTGAAGGTTTTACAAAGAAATATGGTTTGCATACACTGGTCTATTTTGAACAAATGGAGGATGTTCACAGTGCTATCCAGAGAGAGAAGAGATTGAAGAAATGGAACCGTCGATGGAAGATCGAACTGATAGAGAAGTTGAATCCAGAATGGATGGATCTTTATGAGGAATTGGTTGAATAAATTGGACCTCCAATTTATATCCGGGTTTAACTTTAGGACAAGCATGAAACCGCCGTTTTCATTTTGTAACTATTGCCCACAATACCCCGACCTTCCTTGTCATTTCCGTGAAACTTGTTCTCGCGTATGCGTGGACTGGAATCCACCGCTCTGTCATTCCCGCGGAAGCGGGAATCGAGTATTTGATTATGGATTCCCGATAAAAGATTTCGGGAATGACAAGGGGGGTGGATCCCCGATTAATCCTGTCCCCGTATGTATTTAGCGGGGAGCATTCGGGGAT is part of the Thermodesulfobacteriota bacterium genome and harbors:
- a CDS encoding GIY-YIG nuclease family protein: MEKGIYYVYIMSNKKNGTLYIGVTNDLSRRVYEHKNDMIEGFTKKYGLHTLVYFEQMEDVHSAIQREKRLKKWNRRWKIELIEKLNPEWMDLYEELVE